The Pectinophora gossypiella chromosome 15, ilPecGoss1.1, whole genome shotgun sequence genome has a window encoding:
- the LOC126373004 gene encoding 39S ribosomal protein L14, mitochondrial: MFKNLLNRLSPQSLSCGIHTTTCLNEVQLLTRLRVVDNSEIGKRAMAEGKPPKVICVYNKKRVGYIGDRVMVAIKGQKKKGILVGLKQVQHVKVPRFDSNNVVLIDDNGTPLGTRIHVPIPTILRTILKERTHAKGADYTKLLAIATRFV; this comes from the exons atgtttaaaaatctATTAAACAGGCTGAGCCCGCAATCTTTATCATGCGGGATCCATACTACCACCTGCCTGAACGAGGTGCAGTTACTCACACGACTTCGAGTAGTGGATAATTCAGAAATTGGCAAGCGAGCTATGGCTGAAGGCAAACCACCCAAAGTTATTTGTGTTTACAACAAAAAAC GCGTCGGCTACATCGGTGACAGAGTAATGGTGGCAATCAAGGGGCAGAAGAAGAAAGGCATCCTGGTGGGCTTGAAGCAGGTGCAGCATGTGAAGGTGCCGCGTTTCGACAGCAACAACGTGGTGCTGATCGACGACAACGGCACGCCGCTGGGCACGCGCATCCACGTGCCCATCCCCACCATCCTGCGCACCATCCTCAAGGAGCGGACACATGCCAAGGGAGCAGACTACACCAAACTTCTTGCAATAGCCACCAGATTTGTTTAG